One genomic segment of Streptomyces sp. NBC_00239 includes these proteins:
- a CDS encoding PP2C family protein-serine/threonine phosphatase: MAYVVAATVPVVLLELTIDDSTVRLIPLLILLPAFPAVVGTVRQTAYAVGWVLIVITAVLLYRPLPASYDYGIVMLLAVVLGVLCVVSCHWRIRRERELLRVRSTAVALQRQMLRPLPILTDRVIVDGLYLPVEADRLVGGDVYEAVASPYGTRLLFGDVQGKGLPAIGAAFAVLSAFREAAPREPTLTALVDYLEQAVVRHNAFAQQTGEPERFVTALILSVDTSTETQAVNCGHPPPHLLKAGPVAPVPLGNPGVPLGLADLASEPRTVAWFPFPTGATLISCSDGVTEARNATGAFYPLAERLEALEHISSWRVADYLAEDLSRHTAGEQRDDITALVVRRTAPDSDSTGAPDSAWRHPL; encoded by the coding sequence ATGGCGTATGTGGTCGCGGCGACCGTACCGGTCGTGCTGCTGGAGCTGACGATCGACGACAGCACAGTGCGGCTCATCCCCCTGCTGATCCTGCTTCCCGCGTTCCCGGCGGTCGTCGGCACGGTGCGGCAGACCGCCTACGCGGTGGGCTGGGTGCTGATCGTCATCACCGCGGTTCTGCTGTACCGGCCCCTGCCCGCGTCGTACGACTACGGGATCGTCATGCTGCTGGCAGTCGTGCTCGGCGTGCTGTGCGTGGTGAGCTGCCACTGGCGGATCCGGAGGGAGCGGGAACTGCTGCGGGTCCGGTCCACGGCGGTCGCTCTGCAACGGCAGATGCTGCGGCCCCTGCCGATCCTCACCGACCGGGTGATCGTCGACGGGTTGTACCTGCCGGTGGAGGCGGACAGGCTGGTCGGGGGAGATGTCTACGAGGCGGTGGCCTCGCCCTACGGCACGCGGCTGCTCTTCGGCGATGTCCAGGGCAAGGGCCTGCCCGCGATCGGAGCCGCCTTCGCCGTCCTCAGCGCTTTCCGTGAGGCCGCTCCGCGTGAGCCGACCCTCACCGCGCTCGTGGACTATCTCGAACAGGCCGTGGTCCGGCACAACGCCTTCGCCCAGCAGACCGGCGAGCCCGAACGCTTCGTCACCGCCCTCATCCTGAGCGTCGACACCTCGACCGAAACACAGGCCGTCAACTGCGGCCACCCTCCACCCCACCTGTTGAAGGCCGGACCGGTCGCTCCAGTGCCGCTCGGCAACCCCGGGGTACCGCTGGGTCTGGCGGACCTCGCTTCCGAACCCAGAACCGTCGCGTGGTTCCCGTTCCCAACGGGCGCCACCCTGATCAGCTGCAGCGACGGTGTCACCGAGGCCCGCAACGCCACCGGAGCCTTCTATCCCCTTGCAGAGCGCCTGGAGGCGTTGGAGCACATCTCCTCCTGGCGGGTCGCCGACTACCTGGCCGAAGACCTCAGCCGCCACACCGCAGGAGAGCAGCGGGACGACATCACCGCCCTCGTGGTCCGCAGAACAGCACCCGACAGCGATTCCACAGGAGCACCGGACTCGGCTTGGAGGCACCCGCTATGA
- a CDS encoding universal stress protein produces MTNAAPPAPIVVGADGSPASGPALRFALQEAQLRGTGLRAVCAYDFTTRYSGLEWFAASGFHDLDTQLRDSTLEAVTKAVEEARGQVGGEPVEVDIRVEPGRPSQVLLDASADACLLVVGSRGSGAWGRLTLGSTSTEVVHNAHLPVVVVPGGQPDRTS; encoded by the coding sequence ATGACGAACGCCGCTCCTCCCGCACCGATCGTGGTCGGCGCCGACGGCTCTCCAGCCTCCGGCCCGGCCCTGCGCTTCGCCCTTCAGGAGGCGCAGTTGCGCGGGACCGGCCTCCGCGCCGTATGCGCGTACGACTTCACCACTCGGTACAGCGGTCTCGAGTGGTTTGCCGCCTCCGGTTTCCACGATCTGGATACGCAGCTGCGCGACAGCACGTTGGAAGCGGTCACCAAGGCGGTGGAGGAGGCCCGGGGACAGGTCGGCGGCGAGCCGGTGGAGGTCGACATCAGGGTTGAGCCGGGCCGCCCGTCCCAGGTCCTACTGGACGCGAGCGCGGACGCCTGCCTCCTGGTGGTCGGCAGCCGGGGCTCAGGCGCATGGGGGCGCCTCACTCTGGGCTCCACCAGTACCGAGGTCGTGCACAACGCCCATCTGCCCGTCGTCGTCGTGCCCGGCGGGCAGCCGGACCGGACATCGTGA
- a CDS encoding glycoside hydrolase family 15 protein encodes MNDSVATAPTRLDGYAELRDYAAIGDGRCVALIARDGAVDWLSWPDLDSSTLFAAVLDQARGGSFLLRPDVPHTVARRYLPGTNVLETTFTTAGGTVRVTDALTLPDTASLAPGRELVRRIEGLSGSVPMSWSVQPRFGYGARIPIVARRAGVPVAVCGAEAVAVCAWDAGHPQCTADSVTARFRAESGTRALIALPYAYQEPLVLPTRAECEARLDHTTATWRQWSDDRTYTGPWRDAVLRSALALKLLVFAPSGAVAAAATCSLPEELGGERNWDYRFSWIRDSAFTLDAFLKLGCAPEATSYLWWLMHASQLTHPHLNVLYRLNGGTRAPEQALPLSGYRGSTPVRVGNAAAGQVQLDTYGELLQTAWLYTTAGHRLDADIARRLAETADFVCTIWQQPDAGIWEVRSSPEHFTQSKMMCWIALDRAVDLARRQLIPDRHSARWQRERQAIAEFVETRCFSERLNSYMRSAGSDDLDASLLLGLLHGYRPQDDGRLRGTVSAVQETLREGPYVSRYLGSDGVPGREGAFLACSFWLAEALAGCGRIDEAVSLMDQLVALGNGVGLYSEEIDPTTGAFLGNMPQGLSHLALISAACAIGEATR; translated from the coding sequence GTGAATGACTCGGTCGCCACCGCGCCGACACGACTGGATGGCTACGCAGAGCTACGGGACTACGCAGCGATCGGGGACGGCCGCTGTGTCGCGCTCATCGCCCGCGACGGAGCGGTGGACTGGCTGAGCTGGCCGGATCTGGACTCATCGACCCTCTTCGCCGCCGTCCTCGACCAGGCCCGCGGCGGCAGCTTTCTCCTGCGGCCCGATGTGCCGCACACCGTGGCGCGCCGCTATCTTCCCGGCACCAATGTGCTGGAGACGACCTTCACCACCGCAGGCGGGACCGTCCGCGTGACCGACGCCCTCACGCTCCCCGACACCGCCTCGCTGGCTCCCGGACGGGAGCTCGTCCGCCGGATCGAGGGCCTGTCGGGCAGCGTCCCAATGAGCTGGAGCGTTCAGCCGCGCTTCGGCTACGGCGCCCGCATACCAATCGTGGCGCGCCGAGCGGGCGTACCGGTGGCCGTCTGCGGCGCCGAAGCCGTCGCCGTCTGTGCCTGGGACGCCGGCCACCCGCAGTGCACGGCCGACTCCGTCACCGCCCGGTTCCGAGCCGAATCCGGTACCCGGGCTCTGATCGCGTTGCCCTACGCATACCAAGAACCACTGGTGCTCCCCACCCGTGCCGAATGCGAAGCCCGCCTGGACCACACCACCGCGACCTGGCGGCAGTGGTCGGACGACCGCACCTACACCGGACCGTGGCGTGACGCCGTACTGCGCAGCGCCCTCGCCCTCAAGCTCCTGGTCTTCGCCCCCTCCGGCGCGGTCGCCGCTGCCGCGACCTGCTCGCTGCCCGAGGAGCTGGGCGGGGAGCGCAACTGGGACTACCGCTTCAGCTGGATCCGCGACTCCGCCTTCACCCTGGACGCCTTCCTCAAGCTGGGCTGCGCGCCGGAAGCGACCAGCTACCTGTGGTGGCTCATGCACGCCTCCCAGCTCACTCACCCCCACCTGAACGTCCTGTACCGCCTCAACGGCGGCACCCGGGCACCCGAGCAGGCCCTGCCCCTGTCGGGCTATCGAGGCTCGACGCCTGTACGTGTGGGCAACGCAGCCGCAGGCCAGGTCCAGCTGGACACCTACGGGGAGCTGCTGCAGACCGCGTGGCTCTACACCACCGCGGGCCATCGACTCGATGCCGACATCGCCCGCCGGCTGGCCGAGACCGCTGACTTCGTCTGCACCATCTGGCAGCAGCCCGACGCGGGTATCTGGGAGGTCCGCAGCTCACCGGAACACTTCACCCAGTCCAAGATGATGTGCTGGATCGCCCTCGACCGGGCCGTGGACCTGGCCAGGCGGCAGTTGATCCCGGACCGGCACTCGGCCCGATGGCAGCGCGAACGACAGGCCATCGCCGAATTCGTCGAAACCCGCTGCTTCAGCGAGCGGCTCAACAGCTACATGCGCTCCGCCGGCAGCGACGACCTGGACGCAAGCCTCCTGCTCGGCCTGCTGCACGGCTACCGCCCGCAAGACGACGGACGCCTGCGCGGCACCGTCTCCGCCGTCCAGGAGACCCTCCGCGAGGGCCCCTACGTCAGCCGCTACCTCGGCTCCGACGGTGTCCCTGGCCGTGAGGGTGCCTTCCTCGCGTGCTCCTTCTGGCTGGCCGAAGCCCTCGCGGGATGCGGCCGCATCGACGAGGCTGTGTCCCTGATGGACCAGCTTGTGGCCCTCGGCAATGGGGTCGGCCTCTACAGTGAAGAGATCGACCCCACCACGGGCGCCTTCCTCGGCAACATGCCCCAGGGCCTGTCCCACCTGGCCCTGATCAGCGCCGCCTGCGCGATCGGGGAGGCCACACGATGA
- a CDS encoding VOC family protein, with amino-acid sequence MPHTHEAAPSDPHPEPTDSGPDTRGPRLASVVVFVHDHDASADFYQELLNMKVTVRTTTAALLVGRAGFQVYLRAVGPHAAHPVGHVGAQYVIWTADGPEDFQRCERVLRARSDHVYTRESEGFTLIEGRDPSGLPVLVAYPGPDEVARLEIITRYYV; translated from the coding sequence ATGCCCCATACCCACGAAGCGGCACCCAGCGACCCGCATCCGGAGCCGACTGATAGCGGACCGGACACGCGCGGGCCACGGCTGGCATCGGTCGTGGTGTTCGTCCACGACCACGACGCATCGGCGGACTTCTACCAAGAGCTGCTGAACATGAAGGTCACCGTACGCACCACCACCGCCGCGCTGCTCGTGGGCCGAGCCGGCTTCCAGGTGTACCTCCGCGCCGTCGGCCCCCACGCCGCCCACCCGGTCGGCCACGTTGGGGCGCAGTACGTCATCTGGACAGCGGACGGCCCTGAGGACTTCCAGCGGTGCGAGCGCGTACTCAGAGCCCGCTCCGACCACGTCTACACCCGGGAGAGTGAGGGATTCACCCTCATCGAAGGCCGGGACCCCAGCGGCCTGCCGGTCCTGGTGGCCTATCCAGGGCCCGACGAAGTAGCGCGGCTCGAGATCATCACTCGCTACTACGTGTGA
- a CDS encoding DUF488 domain-containing protein: MARSRKVHVRRVYEDPAQSDGVRVLVDRIWPRGMTKDKAHLDEWCKQVAPSTQLRKWYSHDPERFTEFSRRYRTELKDPEHADALAHLRDLAKDGTLTLLTATKHPEISEAEVLAEMLRS, encoded by the coding sequence ATGGCTCGTAGTAGGAAGGTACACGTGCGCCGCGTCTACGAGGATCCGGCGCAGAGTGACGGCGTGAGAGTGCTGGTCGACCGGATCTGGCCCCGGGGGATGACCAAGGACAAGGCTCATCTCGACGAGTGGTGCAAGCAAGTCGCCCCGTCCACGCAACTGCGCAAGTGGTACAGCCACGACCCCGAGCGATTCACGGAATTCAGCCGGCGCTACCGGACCGAGCTCAAGGATCCCGAACACGCAGACGCTCTGGCGCACCTGCGCGACCTCGCCAAAGACGGGACTTTGACGCTGCTCACCGCAACGAAGCATCCGGAGATCAGTGAAGCCGAGGTGCTTGCCGAGATGCTCCGCAGCTGA
- the folE gene encoding GTP cyclohydrolase I: MNDQLPQMNGPPPVAGLVGESLIPVTDEIEWAAVSPRQITPEEWQRFEGNLKEIFEALGLAVGSAATADTPRRFLRALFDATSGYEGDEKLVTAFETECHGGSDCRISQIVEGPIPFFALCEHHALPFFGKAYVGYIAHEHILGLSKLTRLVRLFARRFSVQERIGHQLAESLQQIMLPHGVAVHLEAVHLCTQMRGVREIESSTRTTHWRGTYDEDPQLRGEFFTLCGQRGLAGHG; this comes from the coding sequence ATGAATGATCAGCTGCCGCAGATGAACGGTCCCCCGCCCGTGGCGGGGCTGGTCGGGGAAAGCCTCATACCCGTCACGGACGAGATCGAGTGGGCGGCCGTGTCTCCACGGCAGATCACCCCGGAGGAGTGGCAGCGGTTCGAGGGCAACCTTAAGGAGATCTTCGAGGCGCTGGGCTTGGCCGTCGGGTCAGCGGCCACGGCCGACACGCCCCGCCGCTTTCTGCGCGCCCTCTTCGACGCCACGAGCGGGTACGAAGGCGACGAAAAGCTGGTCACCGCCTTCGAGACCGAATGCCATGGTGGGTCGGACTGCCGGATCAGCCAGATCGTCGAAGGACCGATCCCGTTCTTCGCTCTCTGTGAGCATCACGCTTTGCCGTTCTTCGGCAAGGCGTATGTCGGGTACATCGCACACGAGCACATCCTCGGGCTCTCGAAGCTGACCAGGCTGGTACGGCTGTTCGCCCGCCGCTTCTCGGTGCAAGAACGCATCGGCCACCAACTCGCCGAATCCTTGCAGCAAATCATGCTGCCGCACGGTGTTGCAGTCCATTTGGAAGCGGTGCATCTGTGTACGCAGATGCGCGGTGTACGGGAGATCGAGTCCAGCACCCGCACCACCCACTGGCGGGGTACCTACGACGAGGATCCGCAACTGCGGGGCGAATTCTTCACGTTGTGCGGTCAACGCGGCCTGGCCGGACATGGCTGA
- a CDS encoding dihydrofolate reductase family protein, with product MDLLYEEAGPPGFGLPAALATAYGGDLGFISPCVYANFVTSLDGVVALGPEYPSSGSAISGREPADRFVMGLLRACADTILIGAGTLRATPRHLWTPDHVCPQAAPDFAELRRSLGRATRPQLVFVTASGDLPTEHPALQSGALVATTAVGARRLEGRLPPTCAILTAVEGSALRMADVLAALRVQGHTLVLTEGGPRLIGYLLGEGLLDELFLTASPVLAGRADTPRPGVVSGLELLPNRPVWTDLISARRQNSYLYLRYRLRTPRGRPALAN from the coding sequence TTGGACTTGCTGTACGAGGAGGCAGGGCCACCCGGCTTCGGTCTTCCTGCGGCGCTCGCCACGGCGTACGGCGGCGATCTGGGTTTCATTTCGCCGTGCGTGTACGCCAACTTCGTCACCTCCCTTGACGGAGTGGTCGCCCTCGGTCCCGAATACCCTTCCTCCGGCTCGGCGATCAGCGGGCGTGAACCCGCGGACCGCTTCGTCATGGGACTGCTGCGCGCATGCGCCGACACGATCCTCATCGGAGCCGGCACGTTGCGGGCCACACCCCGCCACCTGTGGACGCCCGACCATGTCTGCCCTCAAGCCGCACCCGACTTCGCCGAGCTAAGGCGCAGCCTGGGACGCGCCACCCGACCACAACTGGTCTTCGTCACAGCGAGCGGAGATCTGCCCACTGAGCATCCAGCGCTGCAGTCGGGCGCGCTCGTGGCCACTACCGCGGTCGGCGCCCGCCGACTGGAGGGACGGCTGCCGCCGACATGCGCGATACTCACCGCGGTCGAAGGATCGGCCCTCAGAATGGCCGACGTCCTCGCGGCCCTCCGCGTCCAGGGACACACCCTGGTGCTCACCGAGGGTGGACCGCGGCTCATCGGATACCTGCTCGGCGAGGGCCTGCTTGACGAGCTGTTCCTCACGGCGTCCCCAGTGCTGGCCGGCCGGGCTGACACACCCCGTCCCGGAGTCGTCTCCGGGCTCGAACTGCTGCCGAACCGGCCGGTGTGGACGGACCTGAT